Proteins found in one Gadus macrocephalus chromosome 23, ASM3116895v1 genomic segment:
- the LOC132452173 gene encoding uncharacterized protein LOC132452173 produces MIGDERELPAQEIVPQLVQGPLDGQGLFLHSRIVHLIGEELSADVGHWVFLSHPDLGEYRSQTHFRCVVWNIRGREKSGVIRTGSEQRACLRSPNALSAASDHVTRSGRAFRVRSFRGLARVAEPGINLVVPYQTKKRFHLFFGGGAGPVPVGCDLALLGSDVPPSDLVPLVGRLLQFHAALGGVGCESGPPQVPQDRPQLSEVDIPAGAVDDNELVHHPLERDGCAMNAEREDRILE; encoded by the exons ATGATCGGTGACGAGCGTGAACTCCCGGCCCAGGAGATAGTACCTCAGCTTGTCCAGggcccacttgatggccagggcctctttCTCCACAGTAGAATAGTTCATCTCATTGGGGAGGAACTTTCTGCTGATGTAGGTCACTGGGTGTTCCTCTCCCACCCGGACCTGGGAGAGTACCGCTCCCAGACCCATTTCAGATGCGTCGTGTGGAATATCAGGGGCAGAGAAAAATCAGGGGTTATCAGGACGGGCTCCGAGCAGAGGGCTTGTCTGAGGTCACCGAATGCTCTCTCGGCCGCCTCCGACCACGTTACCCGGTCTGGCAGGGCCTTCCGGGTTAGGTCATTTAGGGGACTGGCCAGAGTGGCGGAGCCGGGGATAAACCTGGTAGTACCCTACCAGACCAAGAAACGATTTCACCTGTTTTTTGGAGGTGGGGCAGGGCCAGTCCCTGTTGGCTGCGACCTTGCTCTCCTGGGGTCGGATGTTCCCCCGTCCGACTTGGTACCCCTGGTAGGACGTCTCCTCCAGTTCCATGCGGCACTTGGCGGGGTTGGCTGTGAGTCTGGCCCTCCTCAAGTCCCCCAGGACCGCCCGCAACTGTCGGAGGTGGACATCCCAGCTGGCGCTGTGGATGATAAT gagctggtccatcatcctcTGGAACGTGACGGGTGCGCCATGAACGCCGAACGGGAGGACCGTATACTGGAATAG
- the xylb gene encoding xylulose kinase gives MAAPEDSLYLGFDFSTQQLKVMAIDGTLTVVHQSNVQFDSELPEFKTQGGVHIHADRLTVTSPVLMWIQALDLLLDKMKKAGFDFSLVKALSGSGQQHGSVYWSTGADHTLKHLDPEKSLSQLMQESFAVADSPVWMDSSTSPQCQYLESTLGGATTLADITGSRAYERFTGSQIAKIQQTRPDQYQNTERISLVSSFAASLFLGAYAAIDYSDGSGMNLLDIKTRCWSEVCLEATAPGLGKLLGAPQPSTTVLGCVSPHFVARHGFSEDCRVVAFTGDNPASFAGMGLREGDVALSLGTSDTVFSWIRDPRPALEGHVFCNPVDWQSYMALLCFKNGSLTRERVRNECAEGSWEVFSTALRDTPIGNHGNIGFYFDVMEITPSAVGVHRFDCHDNRVSGFSAQVQVRALLEGQFLSKRLHAERLGYRIIPGSRVLATGGASSNKDILQVLSDVFDAPVYTKDVANSACLGSAYRALHGLESVESGVPFSDVVKNAMEPKLAVTPNPRAKEVYNQMLKRYAELEDRILQENEY, from the exons ATGGCTGCCCCAGAGGACTCGCTCTACCTGGGCTTTGACTTCAGCACGCAGCAG CTGAAGGTGATGGCTATAGATGGCACTCTGACGGTGGTTCACCAGAGCAACGTGCAGTTTGACTCCGAACTGCCCGAGTTCAA AACTCAGGGAGGGGTTCATATCCATGCTGACAGGTTAACTGTCACATCCCCTGTGCTGATGTggatacag GCTTTGGACCTGTTATTGGACAAGATGAAGAAGGCCGGGTTTGACTTCTCCCTGGTCAAAGCCCTGTCTGGCagtggacag CAACATGGCAGTGTTTACTGGAGCACAGGGGCCGATCACACCCTCAAACATTTGGACCCAGAGAAGAGCCTAAGCCAACTGatgcag GAAAGCTTCGCCGTGGCAGACAGCCCGGTGTGGATGGACTCCAGCACGTCGCCACAGTGCCAGTACCTCGAGTCAACACTTGGGGGCGCCACTACACTAGCGGACATCACCGGTTCCAGGGCGTATGAG aggtttactGGGAGCCAGATCGCCAAAATCCAGCAGACCAGACCGGACCAGTACCAGAACACAGAG AGGATCTCATTGGTCAGTAGTTTTGCTGCCTCTCTATTCCTGGGTGCCTACGCTGCAATCGACTATAGTGATG GTTCAGGAATGAATCTTCTGGACATCAAGACCCGATGCTGGTCTGAGGTCTGCCTGGAGGCCACCGCCCCTGGTCTGGGGAAGCTCTTGGGAGCACCTCAACCCTCTACTACAGTGCTG GGCTGCGTCTCTCCTCACTTTGTTGCCAGGCATGGGTTCTCAGAGGACTGCAGAGTAGTGGCCTTCACTGGAGATAACCCTG CCTCTTTTGCAGGGATGGGGCTTCGGGAAGGAGACGTGGCT ctgagcCTGGGCACCAGTGATACAGTGTTTTCATGGATCAGAGACCCCCGTCCTGCACTAGAAGGTCATGTATTCTGCAACCCGGTAGACTGGCAGTCATACATGGCTCTACTATg CTTCAAGAATGGCTCCCTTACCCGAGAGAGAGTTAGAAACGAGTGCGCTGAAGGATCATGGGAGGTTTTCTCCACCGCACTTCGGGATACACCTATCGGAAACCATGGCAACATAG GGTTCTATTTTGATGTCATGGAGATCACACCGTCTGCTGTGGGAGTACACCGATTTGACTGCCACGACAACAGG gtgtCGGGTTTCAGTGCCCAGGTGCAGGTGAGAGCCTTGCTAGAAGGACAGTTTCTGTCAAAGAGGCTTCACGCGGAGCGACTCGGGTACAGAATCA ttCCTGGAAGCAGAGTGTTGGCCACAGGAGGAGCCTCTTCTAACAAGGACAttttacag gtgctCTCAGATGTGTTTGACGCCCCGGTTTACACTAAAGACGTGGCCAACTCTGCGTGTCTGGGATCAGCCTACAGGGCTCTCCATG GGCTTGAATCTGTAGAGTCCGGGGTCCCCTTCTCTGACGTGGTGAAGAACGCAATGGAGCCCAAGCTGGCTGTGACTCCCAACCCGCGGGCAAaagag
- the LOC132452172 gene encoding uncharacterized protein LOC132452172 isoform X1: MSSCCCLNSPCPVRTPPNPFGATAHRAGEGKLLVPSTAEEVVDYLEYATSRTEMDVALLREQYRLTKENKMRQNRVVVFRRATPDPWHDHLALHRCPSTPPVVTLSPPAQTSTAAGSHWPPPHRRHSEAGSFKPKNKVERYVDSAAGLKGSCPNISSKDPLPGCVHMAGARQLDGFLKIAPREEGGGESLTGTSEGFSFEGSFTSLEESYTPPGCSLTPSACSSVADPYETEDYEQPLEGSHGGYGLACPAFGGLAAPVPTPNRSQSFGVQPLRPTLVPDQHHYSTYYPFPNRRSIKKSEAAKKLGMYSSF, encoded by the exons ATGTCCTCATGCTGCTGTCTGAACTCTCCTTGCCCCGTGAGAACACCACCAAACCCCTTCGGAGCAACAGCGCATAGAGCAGGCGAAGGGAAGCTTCTCGTCCCGTCCACTGCCGAAGAAGTGGTCGATTATCTGGAATACGCAACAAGCCGGACTGAAATGGACGTAGCGTTACTCAGAGAGCAGTACAGATTGACCAAAGAGAACAAGATGAGGCAGAACCGGGTGGTCGTGTTCAGAAGAG cgacccctgacccctggcaCGATCACTTGGCCCTCCACCGGTGCCCCAGCACCCCTCCTGTGGTCACACTATCACCCCCggcacaaaccagcaccgccgCTGGTTCCCATTGGCCTCCACCACACAg GAGGCACTCCGAGGCGGGGAGCTTTAAGCCAAAGAACAAAGTTGAAAGATATGTTGACTCTGCAGCGGGTTTAAAGGGCAGCTGCCCCAACATCTCCTCAAAGGATCCGCTCCCTGGCTGCGTCCACATGGCAGGAGCCCGTCAGCTGGACGGTTTCCTCAAGATTGCTCCCAGAGAAGAGGGCGGAGGTGAGTCCCTCACTGGCACCTCGGAGGGCTTCTCCTTTGAAGGCTCTTTCACAAGTTTGGAAGAGAGTTACACCCCTCCTGGTTGCTCCCTCACGCCCTCAGCCTGCAGTTCAGTCGCTGATCCATATGAAACCGAGGATTATGAACAGCCACTGGAGGGTAGCCATGGTGGCTACGGCCTAGCGTGTCCTGCGTTCGGGGGGCTTGCTGCGCCTGTGCCAACCCCCAACCGAAGCCAGAGTTTTGGGGTGCAACCACTACGACCTACCCTCGTTCCTGATCAACACCATTACTCCACCTACTATCCTTTCCCCAACAGGAGGTCCATAAAAAAGTCTGAGGCAGCCAAGAAACTGGGCATGTATTCCAGCTTTTAA
- the LOC132452172 gene encoding uncharacterized protein LOC132452172 isoform X2 produces MSSCCCLNSPCPVRTPPNPFGATAHRAGEGKLLVPSTAEEVVDYLEYATSRTEMDVALLREQYRLTKENKMRQNRVVVFRRVSEDLTEAMRIIPVAQGLSSSLWLTNSNRPPDLTLSVDPTPATPDPWHDHLALHRCPSTPPVVTLSPPAQTSTAAGSHWPPPHRRHSEAGSFKPKNKVERYVDSAAGLKGSCPNISSKDPLPGCVHMAGARQLDGFLKIAPREEGGGESLTGTSEGFSFEGSFTSLEESYTPPGCSLTPSACSSVADPYETEDYEQPLEGSHGGYGLACPAFGGLAAPVPTPNRSQSFGVQPLRPTLVPDQHHYSTYYPFPNRRSIKKSEAAKKLGMYSSF; encoded by the exons ATGTCCTCATGCTGCTGTCTGAACTCTCCTTGCCCCGTGAGAACACCACCAAACCCCTTCGGAGCAACAGCGCATAGAGCAGGCGAAGGGAAGCTTCTCGTCCCGTCCACTGCCGAAGAAGTGGTCGATTATCTGGAATACGCAACAAGCCGGACTGAAATGGACGTAGCGTTACTCAGAGAGCAGTACAGATTGACCAAAGAGAACAAGATGAGGCAGAACCGGGTGGTCGTGTTCAGAAGAG TTTCAGAGGACCTCACTGAGGCCATGCGCATTATCCCCGTCGCGCAGGGTTTGTCCTCTTCGCTGTGGTTAACCAACAGCAACAGGCCTCCGGACTTGACCCTGTCTGTTGACCCAACTCcagcgacccctgacccctggcaCGATCACTTGGCCCTCCACCGGTGCCCCAGCACCCCTCCTGTGGTCACACTATCACCCCCggcacaaaccagcaccgccgCTGGTTCCCATTGGCCTCCACCACACAg GAGGCACTCCGAGGCGGGGAGCTTTAAGCCAAAGAACAAAGTTGAAAGATATGTTGACTCTGCAGCGGGTTTAAAGGGCAGCTGCCCCAACATCTCCTCAAAGGATCCGCTCCCTGGCTGCGTCCACATGGCAGGAGCCCGTCAGCTGGACGGTTTCCTCAAGATTGCTCCCAGAGAAGAGGGCGGAGGTGAGTCCCTCACTGGCACCTCGGAGGGCTTCTCCTTTGAAGGCTCTTTCACAAGTTTGGAAGAGAGTTACACCCCTCCTGGTTGCTCCCTCACGCCCTCAGCCTGCAGTTCAGTCGCTGATCCATATGAAACCGAGGATTATGAACAGCCACTGGAGGGTAGCCATGGTGGCTACGGCCTAGCGTGTCCTGCGTTCGGGGGGCTTGCTGCGCCTGTGCCAACCCCCAACCGAAGCCAGAGTTTTGGGGTGCAACCACTACGACCTACCCTCGTTCCTGATCAACACCATTACTCCACCTACTATCCTTTCCCCAACAGGAGGTCCATAAAAAAGTCTGAGGCAGCCAAGAAACTGGGCATGTATTCCAGCTTTTAA